One Natrinema marinum genomic window carries:
- the trpC gene encoding indole-3-glycerol phosphate synthase produces the protein MNSDTELAPAVRSILEAARERSGGDGVVDVDARSLPDALAAADADGRVPVIAEVKPTSPTADGTRADDPVELAEAMVAGGATAISVLTEPTHFGGSPEALARVREAVDVPVLRKDFVLDEAGMDVIEADLLLLIVRFVDDLEGLIAAARERGFQPLVEVHDRGELETALEAGAEIIGVNNRDLAKLEVDLETFESVAPEVPDDVTLIAESGISSPADVQRMRAAGADALLVGSAIMDHGAGDSDVTENTRRLVRAESTDARETEQT, from the coding sequence ATGAACTCCGATACGGAGCTCGCTCCCGCGGTCCGATCGATACTCGAGGCCGCGCGGGAGCGGTCGGGCGGCGACGGCGTCGTCGACGTGGACGCGCGGTCGTTACCCGACGCACTGGCGGCGGCGGACGCCGACGGACGGGTCCCGGTGATCGCCGAGGTAAAGCCGACGAGTCCGACGGCCGACGGGACGCGGGCCGACGATCCTGTCGAACTGGCCGAGGCGATGGTCGCGGGCGGCGCGACGGCGATCTCGGTGCTCACGGAGCCGACTCACTTCGGCGGCTCGCCCGAGGCGCTGGCCCGCGTTCGCGAGGCCGTCGACGTTCCCGTCCTTCGAAAGGACTTCGTCCTCGACGAAGCGGGGATGGACGTGATCGAAGCCGACCTCCTACTGCTGATCGTCCGGTTCGTCGACGATCTCGAGGGACTGATCGCCGCGGCCCGCGAGCGCGGATTCCAGCCGCTCGTGGAGGTCCACGACCGCGGTGAACTCGAGACGGCGCTCGAGGCAGGCGCGGAGATCATCGGCGTGAACAACCGCGATCTGGCGAAACTCGAGGTCGACCTCGAAACCTTCGAGTCGGTCGCTCCCGAGGTACCGGACGACGTAACGCTGATCGCCGAGAGCGGGATCTCGTCGCCGGCCGACGTGCAACGGATGCGCGCGGCGGGTGCCGACGCCTTGCTGGTCGGCAGCGCCATCATGGACCACGGCGCGGGCGACAGCGACGTGACCGAGAACACGCGTCGGCTCGTGCGGGCGGAATCGACCGACGCGAGGGAGACGGAGCAGACATGA
- a CDS encoding MGMT family protein has translation MEDVTEAGIYARESPYLDRYVQLGAASGRILSVSFPEIPDDGAEDDHPVLDRIFEYLDGLEPVDFDDVQVAMTMPTDQRAVLERVREIPYGDQVTVETLARMTSGLDHEDDDDIILVRTALDENPAPLLVPDHRVRDGPSAAPPDVEQKLRSLEGL, from the coding sequence ATGGAGGACGTTACGGAGGCTGGGATCTATGCGCGGGAGTCACCGTACCTCGACCGGTACGTCCAGCTCGGTGCCGCCAGCGGGCGGATTCTGAGCGTTTCCTTCCCCGAGATCCCTGACGACGGCGCCGAGGACGACCACCCCGTCCTCGATCGGATCTTCGAGTATCTCGACGGCCTCGAGCCCGTCGACTTCGACGACGTGCAGGTCGCGATGACCATGCCCACCGACCAGCGGGCCGTCCTCGAGCGTGTCCGCGAGATTCCCTACGGCGATCAGGTCACCGTCGAGACGCTCGCACGGATGACGTCCGGTCTCGACCACGAGGACGACGACGACATCATCCTCGTCCGCACCGCGCTCGACGAGAACCCGGCCCCGCTGCTGGTGCCGGACCACCGCGTGCGCGACGGCCCCAGCGCCGCGCCGCCGGACGTCGAACAGAAGTTGCGGTCGCTCGAGGGGCTGTAG
- a CDS encoding UPF0175 family protein, whose protein sequence is MKTVTTRIPEDDEAALSELERELSADRSEVLRRLIRQGLSDWRTEKALEELRAHNTTLRKAAEIADVSYVEILTLAAEEGIDIGYTTEDLERDLDRI, encoded by the coding sequence ATGAAGACGGTCACGACCCGGATCCCGGAGGACGACGAGGCAGCGCTGTCCGAACTCGAGAGGGAACTGAGCGCCGACCGGTCCGAGGTTCTCCGTCGTCTCATCCGACAGGGATTATCGGACTGGCGGACCGAAAAGGCGCTCGAGGAACTCCGAGCACACAACACTACCCTCCGAAAGGCGGCGGAAATCGCTGACGTGTCGTACGTCGAGATACTCACGCTCGCCGCCGAGGAAGGGATCGATATCGGGTACACGACCGAAGATCTCGAACGCGATCTCGACCGAATCTGA
- a CDS encoding NUDIX hydrolase — protein MTRRLSLDPVADYEPTEIGDQEYDAAVLAPIVDRDGEDHLLFTRRADHLGEHPGQMSFPGGGAEPVDETILDTALREANEEIGLEPSEAEVVGQLDDIRTVTEYAVTPFVAHIPDREYVREESEVAEIVVLPLSGLLDPDNYEYERRSHPYYGEIVIHYFHVNDYTVWGATGRILVQLLELATEFEAPEKVDRSDF, from the coding sequence ATGACGCGGAGGCTGTCTCTGGACCCGGTCGCGGACTACGAGCCGACCGAAATCGGCGATCAGGAGTACGACGCGGCCGTCCTCGCGCCGATCGTCGACCGCGACGGCGAGGACCACCTGCTGTTTACCCGCCGGGCCGACCACCTCGGCGAACACCCCGGGCAGATGAGCTTCCCCGGCGGCGGGGCCGAACCGGTCGACGAGACGATCCTCGACACCGCGCTCCGGGAGGCCAACGAGGAGATCGGCCTCGAGCCGAGCGAGGCCGAGGTCGTCGGCCAACTCGACGACATCCGGACGGTCACCGAGTACGCCGTCACGCCCTTCGTCGCCCACATCCCCGACCGGGAGTACGTCCGCGAGGAGAGCGAGGTCGCCGAGATCGTCGTCCTCCCGCTGTCGGGGCTGCTCGACCCCGACAACTACGAGTACGAGCGCCGCTCGCATCCCTACTACGGCGAGATCGTCATCCACTACTTCCACGTGAACGACTACACCGTCTGGGGGGCAACCGGCCGGATTCTGGTCCAGTTGCTCGAGTTGGCGACCGAGTTCGAAGCGCCCGAGAAGGTGGATCGCTCGGACTTTTGA
- a CDS encoding DUF7109 family protein, producing the protein MDATADELAGVVDLFGGLTRAELERALAEAAYRADGQSLDDEALEGAIETALESFALVRYDPERGSDAAADGAGADGAEPLLVAGPTAFPAVPDHAEDVPHILDVQRRRLDREALGEAARERFVAAAEDAVAAGDADRIRTLLDISYDLEAWAPVDCTDERTRLEDALEE; encoded by the coding sequence ATGGACGCGACCGCCGACGAACTCGCCGGCGTGGTCGACCTCTTCGGGGGGTTGACCCGCGCGGAACTCGAGCGGGCGCTCGCCGAGGCGGCCTACCGCGCCGACGGGCAGTCCCTCGACGACGAGGCGCTCGAAGGCGCGATCGAGACGGCCCTCGAGTCGTTCGCCCTCGTCCGGTACGATCCCGAACGCGGGAGCGATGCGGCCGCCGACGGCGCGGGAGCGGACGGAGCGGAACCGCTGCTGGTCGCCGGTCCGACGGCGTTTCCCGCGGTGCCCGACCACGCCGAAGACGTGCCACACATCCTCGACGTCCAGCGGCGACGGCTCGACCGCGAGGCGTTGGGCGAGGCGGCCCGCGAGCGCTTCGTCGCGGCCGCCGAGGACGCCGTCGCGGCCGGCGACGCGGACCGAATTCGGACCCTCCTCGATATCAGCTACGACCTCGAGGCGTGGGCCCCGGTCGACTGCACCGACGAACGGACGCGGCTGGAGGACGCGCTCGAGGAATGA
- a CDS encoding glycosyl transferase family 2, with the protein MEYVQERIATLHAFGDGDRASGDLAREAAAAVAETAVVVPMTAREYESPAAERVLRELEALDPAPAAVFVPVRAAPDEIGPFREWLESFALPSRVLWCNSPGVDAVLAEAGLGGEFGKGRDVWLALGPAADVAETVVVHDADARSYEGGHVHRLLAPLTMDYEFSKGYYARVERGRLYGRLFRLFYAPLVRAVADAHDAPIVNYLDAFRYALAGEFAASAGLARRLRAPRAWGLEVGTLGDAYEIAGFGGTAQVDLGRHEHDHRAVAGDAGLEGMSREVAAALLRVLEEGGVSPDYETLPERYRAVGEELIDGYRADAAFNGLEYDPASERDQLARYAESIAPPGPDTRLPRWTEAPFTPADVLAVARPWREQRVGSQD; encoded by the coding sequence ATGGAGTACGTTCAGGAGCGAATCGCGACGCTCCACGCGTTCGGCGACGGCGACCGGGCGAGCGGCGACCTCGCCCGCGAAGCCGCCGCCGCGGTCGCCGAGACGGCCGTCGTCGTCCCGATGACCGCCCGGGAGTACGAGAGCCCCGCCGCCGAGCGCGTCCTCCGCGAACTCGAGGCCCTCGATCCCGCGCCGGCCGCCGTATTCGTCCCCGTCCGCGCTGCCCCCGACGAGATCGGGCCGTTCCGCGAGTGGCTCGAGTCGTTCGCACTGCCGAGCCGCGTCCTCTGGTGTAATTCGCCGGGCGTCGACGCCGTCCTCGCCGAGGCCGGTCTAGGCGGCGAGTTCGGAAAGGGACGGGACGTCTGGCTCGCGCTCGGACCGGCCGCCGACGTCGCCGAGACCGTCGTCGTCCACGACGCCGACGCCCGGAGCTACGAAGGCGGTCACGTCCACCGGCTGCTCGCGCCGCTGACGATGGACTACGAGTTCTCGAAGGGATACTACGCCCGCGTCGAGCGTGGCCGGCTCTACGGCCGGCTCTTTCGGCTGTTCTACGCGCCGCTCGTCAGAGCGGTCGCCGACGCCCACGACGCGCCGATCGTCAACTACCTCGACGCGTTCCGCTACGCGCTGGCCGGCGAGTTCGCCGCGAGCGCCGGGCTCGCACGCCGACTGCGCGCACCCCGCGCGTGGGGGCTCGAGGTCGGCACCCTCGGCGACGCCTACGAGATCGCCGGCTTCGGCGGGACCGCGCAGGTCGATCTGGGCCGCCACGAGCACGACCACCGCGCGGTCGCCGGCGACGCCGGCCTCGAGGGGATGAGCCGCGAGGTCGCCGCCGCGCTCCTGCGGGTCCTCGAGGAGGGAGGGGTCAGCCCCGACTACGAGACCCTGCCCGAGCGCTACCGGGCAGTCGGCGAGGAACTGATCGACGGCTACCGGGCCGACGCGGCGTTCAACGGCCTCGAGTACGACCCTGCAAGCGAGCGCGACCAGCTCGCGCGCTACGCCGAATCGATCGCGCCGCCGGGGCCCGACACGCGGCTCCCCCGGTGGACCGAGGCCCCGTTCACGCCGGCCGACGTGCTGGCGGTGGCCAGACCTTGGCGCGAGCAGCGGGTTGGCTCGCAAGACTAA
- a CDS encoding HVO_0758 family zinc finger protein, which produces MKSVRKALREGELDKDTYDRLVCGDCEKPLKTENDPDEIKTVRICPNCGAEWKEIR; this is translated from the coding sequence ATGAAATCAGTCCGGAAGGCACTTCGGGAGGGTGAACTCGACAAGGACACCTACGATCGGCTCGTCTGTGGCGACTGCGAGAAGCCGCTGAAGACCGAGAACGACCCCGACGAGATCAAAACGGTCCGCATCTGTCCGAACTGCGGAGCCGAATGGAAGGAGATCCGATAG